The following proteins are encoded in a genomic region of Sorangiineae bacterium MSr12523:
- a CDS encoding D-alanine--D-alanine ligase — MSTEHPKKKLRVAVIEGGPSSEAGVSRASAASVREALTEAGHDVTRLELDTGIFDALLRGKFDVVHPAVHGAVGEDGCLQGVLEVLGLAYVGSDVRASSVAMDKVFARKVFQLSELPVAQGIALRRDQEKSPLAAAEFARKVVGQAVVVKPAASGSAVGVNRHEADAPHEEVAASIDGVWQLGDVALVEHFARGREVTCGVLDLDGEEAYALPPTEIMAPNDAFYTFQARYAPGRSVHACPAPLGDELTKRVQDLAVRAHKALGCRDLSRVDFVVGDGADPSAVIVLEVNTLPGFTKTSLYPEAAAAIGIPFPRLCDSLVASAHRRGPTRRNAPLAFPGA, encoded by the coding sequence ATGTCCACGGAACACCCGAAAAAGAAGCTGCGCGTTGCTGTCATCGAAGGAGGGCCCTCGTCGGAGGCCGGCGTGAGCCGTGCGTCGGCGGCGTCCGTGCGTGAGGCGCTGACGGAGGCGGGCCACGACGTGACCCGGCTCGAGCTCGATACCGGCATTTTCGATGCGCTGCTTCGCGGCAAGTTCGACGTGGTGCACCCGGCGGTGCACGGCGCCGTCGGCGAGGACGGGTGCCTTCAGGGCGTGCTCGAGGTGCTGGGCCTCGCGTACGTGGGCTCCGACGTGCGGGCCAGCTCCGTGGCCATGGACAAAGTCTTCGCGCGCAAGGTCTTCCAATTGTCCGAGCTGCCGGTGGCGCAAGGCATCGCCCTCCGCCGCGACCAAGAAAAGTCGCCCCTGGCCGCCGCCGAGTTTGCGCGCAAGGTCGTGGGGCAAGCCGTCGTGGTGAAGCCGGCGGCCAGCGGATCGGCGGTGGGGGTCAACCGTCACGAGGCGGATGCGCCCCACGAGGAGGTGGCCGCCTCGATCGACGGCGTGTGGCAGCTCGGCGACGTGGCGCTGGTGGAGCACTTCGCGCGCGGGCGCGAGGTCACGTGCGGCGTGCTCGATCTGGATGGAGAGGAGGCGTACGCGCTCCCGCCGACCGAGATCATGGCGCCGAACGATGCATTCTACACCTTTCAGGCGCGCTATGCGCCGGGGCGAAGCGTGCACGCGTGCCCGGCACCGCTGGGCGATGAGCTCACGAAGCGCGTGCAGGACCTGGCGGTGCGCGCCCACAAGGCGCTCGGCTGCAGGGATCTCTCCCGGGTCGATTTCGTCGTGGGCGATGGAGCCGATCCTTCGGCGGTCATCGTGCTCGAGGTGAACACCTTGCCGGGGTTCACCAAGACGAGCCTGTACCCGGAGGCGGCTGCCGCCATCGGCATTCCGTTCCCGCGCTTGTGTGACTCCCTCGTCGCCAGTGCCCACCGGCGTGGACCAACCCGCCGCAACGCGCCCTTGGCATTTCCCGGCGCGTAA
- a CDS encoding protein kinase → MSVGAEQGQEGGMEALGVGSPTSTFGKYHLFATLGRGGMADVFLSVARGPMGFNKLAVIKRLRSNLADDPGFRNMFLDEARLAARLNHPNIVHTYEVGEKDGNYFIAMEYLEGQSLNKIIREAVKRNDVFDQSFCARIISDALAGLQCAHDLADYDGRPLNIIHRDVSPHNVFVTYGGQAKLVDFGIAKAALSSTETEIGVLKGKVAYMSPEQAVGGHIDRRADIFAMGIVLWELLTRQRLMTGDSAASTLHRLLHLPIPAVSSVRPDVDPELDAIVGRALEKEPEFRFQSAQEMRDALDGFLVSTGKQVRQDEIGRKVSAMFSRVREEVQKQIQAHMAKVTAATTTEELAALNAEAIRRSANGGMGSSPSTAHLMKLSTGGGSGSGIVPNFTGSGFGHERASSPSHPSQLSHPSQLSHPHHAHHSQYSRSAQSYPYAGEQVPQKKSRVLVLLLTVLVAVLSLAVVFLYVQKDGGSKGKEAKENEAPAKTAETTGAIPTQPSSVPSVVTALPSATPIMPGVVAPDANSSGAKGEAARKPVYGGGGRKGNPQPQNSHGAAPPPPVANVPEKADDGFLSLDTIPWTKVTDGGRVLGTTPILRVPLSAGSHTLTLENTDEGIKQTFTVTIKGGETVNKRLGLK, encoded by the coding sequence ATGTCGGTTGGGGCCGAACAAGGCCAAGAGGGCGGAATGGAGGCGCTCGGGGTGGGCAGCCCCACCTCGACCTTCGGGAAATACCACCTGTTCGCGACGCTCGGCCGCGGCGGCATGGCCGACGTGTTTCTCTCGGTTGCCCGCGGCCCAATGGGCTTCAACAAGCTCGCGGTCATCAAGCGTCTGCGGTCCAACCTCGCCGACGATCCCGGCTTCCGCAACATGTTCCTCGACGAGGCCCGCCTCGCCGCGCGGCTGAATCACCCGAACATCGTCCACACGTACGAGGTCGGCGAAAAGGACGGCAATTACTTCATCGCGATGGAGTACTTGGAGGGCCAGTCGCTCAACAAGATCATCCGCGAGGCCGTCAAGCGCAACGACGTGTTCGACCAGTCCTTCTGCGCGCGCATCATTTCGGACGCGCTGGCCGGTCTGCAATGCGCGCACGACCTGGCGGACTACGACGGCCGGCCGCTCAACATCATTCACCGCGACGTCAGCCCGCACAATGTGTTCGTCACCTACGGCGGACAAGCCAAGCTCGTCGACTTCGGCATTGCCAAGGCGGCGCTGAGCTCCACGGAAACGGAGATCGGCGTTCTCAAAGGCAAGGTCGCGTACATGTCGCCCGAGCAGGCCGTGGGCGGCCACATCGATCGGCGGGCCGACATTTTCGCCATGGGCATCGTGCTCTGGGAGCTGCTCACCCGGCAGCGCCTCATGACCGGCGACTCGGCCGCGAGCACGTTGCATCGGCTCCTGCACCTGCCCATTCCGGCCGTGTCGTCGGTTCGGCCCGACGTCGATCCCGAGCTCGACGCCATCGTGGGGCGTGCGCTCGAGAAAGAGCCCGAGTTTCGCTTCCAAAGCGCCCAGGAAATGCGCGATGCGCTCGACGGCTTCCTGGTCTCGACGGGCAAGCAGGTTCGCCAGGACGAGATTGGCCGCAAGGTGAGCGCGATGTTTTCGCGCGTGCGCGAGGAAGTGCAGAAGCAGATCCAAGCGCACATGGCCAAGGTCACCGCGGCGACGACCACCGAGGAGCTCGCGGCCCTCAACGCCGAGGCGATTCGCCGCTCGGCCAATGGCGGTATGGGCTCTTCGCCGTCCACCGCGCACCTGATGAAGTTGAGCACCGGTGGCGGCAGCGGAAGTGGCATCGTGCCGAACTTCACCGGCAGCGGCTTCGGGCACGAGCGGGCGAGCAGTCCGTCGCATCCGTCGCAGTTATCGCATCCGTCGCAGCTCTCGCATCCGCACCACGCGCACCATTCGCAGTATTCGCGATCGGCGCAGTCGTACCCGTACGCGGGGGAGCAGGTGCCACAGAAAAAGAGCCGCGTGCTGGTGCTGTTGCTCACCGTGCTCGTGGCCGTTCTGAGCCTGGCCGTGGTCTTCCTCTACGTGCAGAAGGACGGCGGCTCCAAAGGCAAAGAAGCGAAAGAGAACGAGGCTCCGGCCAAAACGGCGGAGACCACGGGCGCCATCCCCACGCAGCCTTCGAGCGTGCCGAGCGTCGTGACGGCGTTGCCGTCGGCTACGCCCATCATGCCGGGTGTCGTGGCGCCGGATGCCAATTCTTCTGGCGCCAAAGGTGAGGCCGCCCGCAAGCCTGTGTACGGAGGGGGCGGGCGCAAGGGCAACCCGCAGCCGCAGAACAGCCATGGCGCGGCGCCGCCTCCGCCTGTGGCGAACGTGCCGGAAAAGGCCGATGACGGCTTTCTCTCGCTGGATACGATTCCGTGGACGAAAGTCACCGACGGCGGGCGGGTGCTGGGAACCACGCCCATCCTGCGCGTACCGCTCTCCGCAGGTTCGCACACGCTGACGTTGGAGAACACGGACGAGGGCATCAAGCAGACCTTCACCGTCACCATCAAGGGCGGGGAGACGGTCAACAAGCGGCTCGGCTTGAAGTAA
- a CDS encoding PLP-dependent aminotransferase family protein — MRADPVHRYEELANFITRLVDSGTLRPGTRAPSLRQISEQRKTSLSTALQAYRLLEDRGVLEAKPQSGFYVARRGTAVSLKTPAPSKPPGKAVSVAVSGVLLKLLEYASDPRLVPLGCAIPSKELLAAGRLDRFLARAARQKGVEYNVYTAPKGDPDLRREIARRAMRWGQALSPEDILITCGCTEALTIALSTVARAGDVVAIESPTYFGLLHVIEALDLKALELPTDATNGIDLGALEKALASQSVKACLFASSFNNPLGCTMSDTKKRAVLEVLARYDVPLIEDDIYGDVYFGKERPRPFMALETKANVIYCSSFSKTVAPGYRIGWLASHRYMQKALEQKFAISLCGPALPQLALAEFLASGGYDNHLRRVRRTFEDNVDQMIRAVDRSFPKGTKITRPAGGFVLWLELPKGIVARELFDAAIGKGICFVPGDVFSASTRFANCLRLSCGYTWSPRLENAVKTLGQLAISLSA; from the coding sequence GTGCGCGCAGATCCGGTTCATCGCTACGAAGAGTTGGCCAACTTCATCACCCGCCTCGTGGACAGCGGCACCTTGCGGCCCGGGACACGTGCTCCGTCGCTGCGGCAGATCAGCGAGCAACGCAAGACGAGCCTCTCCACCGCACTGCAGGCGTATCGTCTGCTGGAAGACCGCGGCGTTCTCGAGGCGAAGCCGCAATCCGGTTTCTACGTCGCGCGCCGCGGAACGGCGGTTTCGCTGAAGACGCCCGCGCCCTCCAAGCCACCGGGAAAGGCCGTCAGCGTGGCCGTCTCCGGCGTGCTGCTCAAGCTCCTCGAGTACGCCTCCGATCCGCGGCTCGTGCCGCTGGGGTGCGCCATTCCCAGCAAGGAGCTGCTCGCGGCGGGGCGGCTCGATCGCTTCCTTGCGCGCGCGGCCCGCCAAAAGGGCGTCGAGTACAACGTGTACACCGCCCCGAAAGGCGATCCTGATCTGCGGCGGGAAATCGCGCGGCGTGCGATGCGGTGGGGGCAGGCGCTCTCGCCGGAGGACATCCTCATCACGTGCGGCTGCACCGAGGCGCTTACCATTGCGCTCTCCACGGTGGCGCGCGCGGGCGATGTCGTGGCCATCGAGTCGCCCACGTATTTCGGCTTGCTGCACGTCATCGAGGCGCTCGACCTCAAAGCCCTCGAGCTCCCGACGGATGCGACCAACGGCATCGATCTCGGGGCCTTGGAGAAAGCTCTCGCGAGCCAATCGGTCAAGGCTTGCCTCTTTGCCTCGAGCTTCAACAACCCGCTCGGCTGCACCATGTCGGACACCAAAAAGCGCGCGGTGCTCGAGGTGCTCGCGCGCTACGACGTGCCGCTCATCGAGGACGATATTTACGGCGACGTCTACTTCGGCAAGGAGCGCCCGCGCCCGTTCATGGCGCTCGAAACCAAGGCCAACGTCATTTACTGCAGCTCCTTCTCCAAGACGGTCGCGCCGGGGTACCGCATCGGCTGGCTTGCGAGCCATCGATACATGCAAAAGGCGCTGGAGCAGAAATTCGCGATTTCACTCTGCGGCCCGGCCTTGCCGCAGCTCGCGTTGGCGGAATTTCTCGCCTCGGGAGGGTACGACAACCATCTGCGGCGGGTGCGGCGCACCTTCGAGGACAACGTCGACCAAATGATCCGCGCCGTCGATCGCAGCTTTCCCAAAGGGACGAAGATCACGCGTCCGGCGGGCGGCTTCGTGCTCTGGCTGGAGCTGCCCAAAGGCATCGTCGCGCGCGAGCTCTTCGACGCGGCGATTGGCAAGGGGATCTGCTTCGTGCCGGGCGACGTCTTCTCCGCGAGCACGCGCTTTGCCAATTGCCTTCGATTGAGCTGCGGATACACGTGGTCCCCGCGCCTCGAGAACGCCGTGAAAACGCTGGGGCAGCTGGCGATCAGTCTTTCGGCGTGA
- a CDS encoding pyridoxal phosphate-dependent aminotransferase, whose product MARFPDNDLISLLAETPRYELAESVGPDLRLRELVEGGDGVRDLLLAYTTPEGDPRLRARIAELHGVSPDDVVITVGSMHALFLLAFLLVNRGEDAVMTTPCFPLARNVLEAVGARLHTVSLSFERGYVLDVAQVREKLSEKTKLVSLASPNNPSGVAIARDTLEAVLAAMRERCPDAHLLVDETYREAVYGDDPLAPPAISLGPKVVTVAALSKCHGAPGLRIGWAITRDRELRQRLVTGKFNTVISCSALDEALAVKVFEQRDRIIGARRSVLAQGIERTAAWARANAGLVDWVRPNAGALSCARLSPSAFDDAGVRRFYDALSTEGVRVANGTWFGDEARVFRLGFGLMSMPDLEAALEKLTAVLKRTALQSGA is encoded by the coding sequence ATGGCACGATTTCCCGATAACGATCTCATCTCGCTGCTCGCCGAGACGCCCCGCTATGAGCTCGCCGAAAGCGTAGGCCCCGATCTGCGGCTGAGGGAGCTGGTCGAGGGAGGCGACGGCGTGCGCGATCTCTTGCTGGCGTACACCACGCCCGAAGGCGATCCGCGCCTTCGCGCGCGCATTGCCGAGCTCCATGGCGTGAGCCCCGACGACGTGGTCATCACGGTGGGGAGCATGCACGCGCTGTTTCTGCTGGCCTTTTTGCTCGTGAACCGCGGCGAGGACGCCGTCATGACGACGCCATGTTTTCCCCTGGCGCGCAATGTGCTCGAGGCTGTCGGCGCGCGACTGCACACGGTGTCGCTGTCGTTCGAGCGCGGGTACGTGCTCGATGTGGCGCAGGTTCGCGAGAAGCTCTCGGAAAAGACGAAGCTCGTGAGCCTCGCCTCGCCGAACAATCCATCGGGCGTGGCCATTGCGCGGGACACGCTCGAGGCGGTTCTCGCCGCGATGCGCGAGCGATGCCCCGACGCGCACCTGCTCGTCGACGAGACGTACCGCGAGGCCGTCTACGGCGATGATCCGCTTGCTCCGCCGGCCATCTCGCTGGGTCCCAAGGTGGTCACCGTCGCGGCGCTCTCCAAGTGCCACGGTGCGCCGGGGCTGCGCATCGGGTGGGCCATCACGCGCGATCGCGAACTTCGTCAGCGCCTCGTCACCGGCAAGTTCAACACGGTGATCTCGTGCTCGGCGCTGGACGAAGCGCTCGCGGTGAAGGTCTTCGAGCAACGCGACCGCATCATCGGGGCACGCCGGAGTGTGCTCGCGCAGGGCATCGAGCGCACCGCCGCGTGGGCTCGCGCGAACGCGGGACTCGTCGATTGGGTTCGGCCCAACGCGGGGGCCTTGAGTTGTGCCCGACTTTCGCCCTCGGCCTTCGACGACGCCGGCGTGCGGCGTTTCTACGACGCGCTGTCGACCGAAGGCGTGCGCGTGGCCAATGGCACTTGGTTCGGCGACGAAGCCCGCGTGTTTCGGCTCGGCTTCGGCCTCATGAGCATGCCCGATCTGGAGGCCGCCCTGGAAAAGCTCACCGCGGTTTTGAAGCGAACGGCCCTACAGTCAGGGGCGTGA
- a CDS encoding CusA/CzcA family heavy metal efflux RND transporter, translating to MIPFIIRQALRFRVHVVILTIAIAGWGVWATTQQKVDAYPDISAQMVQVITTYPGRASEDVERQVTIPVEIAMRNVPRVVTIRSRTIFGLSVVQMIFEEGVENYWARQRVQEKLGTLGLPDDAHPDLGPLATAYGEIFRYEIITDGSQNTMDLRTLDDWVVIPRLLRVPGVADVSNFGGYAKEYAIVFKPAQLQRYGLSVQDVVDAVQSNNASAGGSVIPRGSMSFVIRGKGALQSIDEIQRVFAKSVAGTPVYVRDVADVQLGSPVPSGIFSKDRVDESVEGIVLMRKGENPSEVLAGVNDAVAELNASRLPEGARIKPYYDRTLLVRSTMYTVTHSVLMGITLVVLVLVFFLGRPTVALLVALTIPFSLLVAMALMRIADIPVGLLSIGAIDFGIIVDGSVIMAENIARRVGELPKPVTRQSIVRCIGEAALEVEKPLFASIFLIIAAYLPLLTLRSIEGLLFRPLALTIIFALVGALFFALVVTPVLATFLLRFGYDEWENPILKWFKPRYAHWVEVLLRWRYQVAVGTVGVFLVLMAFVAPRLGTQFLPYMDEGVIWVRVNCPEGTSLTQTSAYGGRLRELALEFPEVDFVVVQTGRNDSGTDPFPPSRMEMMIGPKPRALWKRFHTKQELLAALRNRFREEFPTIRFNFTQPIIDSVTEDTNGTSANLAVELLGDDPAVLLDLARKTRDLLKKVPGATDVAIEQEGPQPQLVIEPDRALCARYGVNIDGLNRMITTALGGSPIGALYEGERRFDITAKFDREALHSPQAIGRLPVYAQDGTPIPLAQVARIDIVDGQTIIARENGRRRITVRTDIVGRDQGGFVKEAQARFSKEISVPSPYSVEWLGMFENLSRARGHFTRLIPMTVAAIFVILLMSFRSIQTALILLLPIPFALMGATLALYVRGMNIDVSTGVGFATVFAVSIMDGVLMVRGILGYRQKGHSIDEAIVLGRLTRLRPILMTSTVAILGLLPASLAGGLGSDVQRPLATVIIWGLSSSTLLTLFVVPVFYRIFVPPLPRHDEEADCMV from the coding sequence ATGATTCCGTTCATCATCCGGCAGGCGCTGCGCTTCCGGGTCCACGTCGTGATTCTGACCATCGCCATCGCCGGTTGGGGCGTTTGGGCAACGACGCAGCAGAAGGTCGATGCCTATCCGGATATCTCCGCGCAAATGGTCCAAGTCATTACGACGTATCCTGGTCGCGCCTCGGAAGACGTCGAGCGGCAGGTGACCATCCCCGTCGAAATCGCAATGCGCAACGTACCGCGCGTCGTGACCATTCGGTCCCGCACCATCTTTGGATTGTCGGTCGTGCAGATGATCTTCGAGGAGGGCGTCGAGAATTACTGGGCACGGCAGCGCGTCCAGGAAAAGCTCGGAACGTTGGGGCTTCCCGACGACGCGCACCCCGATCTCGGGCCACTGGCCACGGCGTACGGCGAGATCTTTCGATACGAAATCATCACCGACGGCAGCCAGAATACGATGGATCTGCGCACGCTCGACGATTGGGTGGTCATCCCGCGGCTTTTGCGCGTTCCGGGCGTGGCCGACGTCTCCAACTTCGGCGGATATGCCAAAGAATACGCCATCGTGTTCAAGCCGGCGCAGCTCCAGCGCTATGGGCTGTCGGTCCAAGACGTGGTCGATGCCGTGCAATCGAACAATGCGAGCGCCGGCGGGAGCGTCATACCCCGCGGCAGCATGTCCTTCGTCATTCGCGGCAAAGGCGCTTTGCAGAGCATCGACGAGATCCAGCGCGTCTTCGCGAAATCCGTCGCGGGTACCCCCGTTTATGTGCGCGACGTCGCCGATGTGCAACTCGGCAGTCCGGTCCCCTCCGGCATTTTCAGCAAGGACCGCGTCGACGAATCGGTGGAGGGCATCGTGCTGATGCGCAAAGGGGAAAATCCCTCCGAAGTGCTCGCGGGCGTCAACGACGCCGTCGCCGAGTTGAATGCATCGCGCTTGCCCGAGGGCGCACGCATCAAACCGTACTACGACCGCACCTTGCTCGTGCGCAGCACCATGTACACGGTCACGCACAGCGTGCTCATGGGAATTACGCTCGTCGTCCTGGTGCTCGTCTTCTTCCTGGGACGTCCCACGGTGGCGCTGCTGGTGGCGCTCACCATTCCATTTTCGCTCTTGGTGGCCATGGCCCTGATGCGCATCGCGGACATTCCCGTGGGCCTTCTATCCATTGGCGCGATCGACTTCGGCATCATCGTCGATGGCTCGGTCATCATGGCCGAAAACATCGCGCGCAGGGTGGGGGAGCTGCCCAAGCCGGTGACCCGGCAAAGCATCGTGCGATGCATCGGTGAGGCCGCGCTCGAAGTGGAGAAACCTCTCTTCGCGTCCATTTTTCTCATCATCGCGGCCTACCTGCCGCTGCTCACCTTGCGGAGCATCGAGGGCCTGTTGTTTCGGCCCCTGGCGCTCACGATCATCTTCGCGCTGGTGGGCGCCCTGTTCTTCGCGCTGGTGGTCACACCCGTGCTGGCGACGTTTCTACTTCGATTTGGGTACGATGAATGGGAAAATCCTATTTTGAAATGGTTCAAACCCCGCTACGCCCATTGGGTCGAGGTGCTCCTTCGATGGCGTTACCAAGTTGCGGTGGGGACCGTGGGCGTGTTCCTCGTGCTCATGGCCTTCGTGGCCCCGCGCCTCGGCACGCAGTTCTTGCCGTACATGGATGAAGGCGTCATCTGGGTTCGGGTGAATTGCCCGGAGGGGACGTCCTTGACGCAAACATCGGCCTACGGCGGTCGCTTGCGCGAGCTCGCGCTCGAGTTCCCCGAGGTGGACTTCGTCGTCGTGCAGACGGGCCGCAACGACAGCGGCACCGATCCGTTTCCCCCGAGCCGCATGGAAATGATGATCGGCCCCAAGCCCCGTGCGCTCTGGAAGCGATTTCACACCAAGCAAGAGCTCCTCGCAGCGCTGAGAAATCGCTTTCGCGAGGAGTTTCCCACCATCCGATTCAACTTCACCCAGCCGATCATCGACAGCGTCACGGAAGACACCAATGGCACGTCGGCCAATCTGGCCGTCGAGCTCTTGGGCGACGACCCTGCGGTGCTCCTGGACCTCGCCCGCAAGACGCGCGATCTCCTGAAAAAGGTGCCGGGTGCTACCGACGTGGCCATCGAGCAGGAGGGGCCGCAACCGCAGCTCGTCATCGAACCCGATCGGGCGCTATGTGCCCGATATGGCGTGAACATCGACGGCTTGAACCGGATGATCACCACCGCGCTGGGCGGCAGTCCGATTGGTGCACTCTACGAAGGCGAAAGGCGGTTCGACATCACCGCGAAGTTCGATCGCGAGGCGCTTCACTCGCCGCAGGCCATCGGGCGCTTGCCCGTGTACGCGCAGGATGGCACCCCGATCCCCCTCGCGCAGGTCGCCCGCATCGACATCGTGGACGGTCAGACGATCATCGCGCGCGAGAACGGCCGGCGAAGGATCACGGTGCGCACCGACATCGTGGGGCGCGATCAGGGCGGCTTCGTGAAGGAGGCCCAGGCACGCTTTTCCAAGGAGATCTCCGTGCCATCGCCCTACTCGGTCGAGTGGCTGGGCATGTTCGAGAATCTGTCGCGGGCACGCGGACACTTCACGCGGCTCATTCCCATGACGGTGGCTGCCATTTTCGTCATTCTGTTGATGTCGTTCCGCTCGATCCAGACGGCGCTGATTCTGCTGCTGCCCATTCCGTTCGCGCTGATGGGCGCCACCCTGGCCCTGTACGTGCGTGGGATGAACATCGATGTATCGACCGGGGTCGGCTTCGCCACGGTGTTTGCCGTCTCGATCATGGACGGCGTGCTCATGGTGCGGGGCATCCTCGGCTATCGGCAAAAAGGGCATTCCATCGACGAGGCGATCGTGCTCGGACGGCTGACGCGCCTACGGCCGATCTTGATGACGTCGACCGTGGCCATTCTGGGCTTGCTCCCCGCATCGCTCGCGGGGGGATTGGGCTCCGACGTGCAGCGGCCGCTGGCCACGGTCATCATCTGGGGCCTCTCGAGCTCCACGCTTCTCACGTTGTTCGTGGTCCCCGTCTTTTATCGAATCTTCGTGCCGCCGTTGCCTCGCCACGACGAGGAGGCGGATTGCATGGTCTGA
- a CDS encoding efflux RND transporter periplasmic adaptor subunit, whose translation MTHLGSWLVTGIVLAVLVIYLARSKPPALDRSPSNALDAVRAGPGYIHIAASSPMAAKLTMREVKSERSRAPLLEVTGSVVARLEQGRGPSEMRWQFASSELLGAYAEWSKSGHEISFAAQQLDTTRRLDGAKVEAQTKVVERLSKLVQAGSDSPKDLAVEETALVQTRLEGQKSVHEAEIALRTAERSRAALARQLEQAGLDPELLATIANRSAVLVAEVPESKAECAREGQAITASFYGVPGVPFIGHVRRISPTVSKEQRTLRVLAVLEDRDARLRPGMFADVGLGTDERTALRVPADAVLHVGRADYVLVASGADLWKVTPVVVGDQRDSEIEVLDGLPADARVIGAGAILLKPFVVEAARNP comes from the coding sequence ATGACTCATCTCGGAAGTTGGCTCGTGACCGGCATCGTTCTCGCGGTGCTCGTGATCTACCTCGCGCGGAGCAAACCGCCCGCGCTCGACCGGTCACCGTCGAATGCGCTCGACGCCGTCCGCGCCGGCCCAGGGTATATCCATATCGCGGCATCGAGTCCCATGGCTGCCAAGCTCACGATGCGCGAGGTGAAGAGCGAACGCTCGAGGGCTCCGTTGCTCGAGGTGACCGGTTCCGTGGTCGCGCGTCTCGAGCAGGGGCGCGGTCCTTCGGAGATGCGCTGGCAGTTCGCCAGCTCGGAGCTGCTCGGTGCCTACGCGGAATGGAGCAAGTCGGGCCACGAGATCTCGTTTGCCGCCCAGCAGCTCGACACCACGCGCAGGCTCGACGGTGCCAAGGTGGAGGCGCAGACGAAGGTCGTCGAGCGTCTGAGCAAGCTGGTTCAAGCCGGATCCGACTCGCCCAAGGACTTGGCCGTCGAGGAGACCGCCTTGGTCCAGACGCGCCTCGAGGGACAAAAGAGCGTCCACGAAGCCGAGATCGCGCTGCGCACGGCCGAGCGGAGCCGAGCCGCCCTCGCGCGGCAGCTCGAACAGGCGGGGCTCGATCCCGAGCTTCTCGCAACCATCGCCAACAGGAGCGCGGTCCTCGTGGCGGAGGTCCCCGAGTCGAAGGCCGAGTGTGCGCGCGAGGGGCAGGCGATCACGGCGAGCTTCTATGGCGTCCCCGGCGTGCCCTTCATCGGTCACGTGCGGCGCATCTCGCCCACGGTCTCGAAGGAGCAACGGACCCTGCGCGTTCTCGCGGTGCTCGAAGATCGCGACGCGCGGCTCCGTCCGGGGATGTTCGCCGACGTGGGGCTGGGCACCGATGAGCGGACCGCGCTTCGAGTCCCCGCAGACGCCGTCCTTCACGTAGGCCGCGCCGATTACGTGCTCGTCGCCTCCGGCGCGGATCTCTGGAAGGTGACGCCGGTCGTGGTCGGCGACCAGCGGGATTCCGAGATCGAGGTTCTCGACGGGCTCCCCGCAGACGCGCGCGTCATCGGGGCTGGCGCCATTTTGCTCAAACCCTTCGTGGTCGAGGCAGCGAGAAATCCATGA